In Rhipicephalus sanguineus isolate Rsan-2018 chromosome 1, BIME_Rsan_1.4, whole genome shotgun sequence, the DNA window aagcgcatttctccgtcttcaaattccccgccgcagctggctcctcccttcgaaaacaagcgcacaaaaagcaaatgttcgaaggtcgtttcgagccctccgattggccgcgtccgccatattgccccagcgcgcctcgccattggtccgatgctcgctccgggagatcgtcgtctgcagctcgtgcgtctcgagctcacggctgtcgcaagtcgcgctacttcgttgcgtgttcgcaatcgctctgtgttcacggctcgacgataactttgaacacgAACTaagttttagtttggagctactagcgtaagctcggtgggattacgatggcgcgccgcactcgtagcgatcATCGCAaacgtctcggaccgactttctagcgttgactcgtcggatccgtggttggaggttctgcttatgcgcacttcggacgtcgtgacgaagatgatcgcaggacgactctttgtactcgcgaccacgcattacgtactttgaaacatcgggcaccgcggccggcgcgtctactgctcggagtcgtcactaggcctaactccgttcacggcgtcggcacgcgagacgaacctcgaactttgcgggcaagagcaacgcgttagcggattcgcggcagtgtgcttcttcgcaaggaacgaagcgcttccccgccggcttctcggtacagcggatggtcattttacgcatcggcagcggaccccacggccaagctcgtcgcgcagcgggcgcgcgtcggcgtcccgcaatgcgaggccaaacacgttgcgcgcctatttttcgtcgccgcacctaggcatattgcgcatcgtcaccgaatgccgccacccagcacatcgcgtgccgacttcccggactatgcggccgagcacttagaggtgaaataaagcactgtcgatgcaatttaggcgcgcttggagccgtgcgtggtatcgccgtaagcgctcatgaatcatctgaaaaaataaaagcctcgcagaaaaccgtgtccgcgaccgggtgaatgatgaagcgcatcgcaggcgaggtttacaaattagcttgacgagtgaaacagggagatgaattcatatctgcccagttcgcgtcttgaataaattgctaaggaattcctattccaccaatgtcttggccataactgcctgttatttaggaggaagtgataggttgccatgatgagagccgcttttagtatcctataaaaatgattcagtgatcaattgcaatcaagacttgttaattatgttaatgagagcatgaatacaagaaggctggcaaatcatcatagtacatgacctacttgaattacaatatcttgtttttttgtcatgtctattacaccacttcataacttcgtttaaattcatgctacatgttctttgtatatcagaaaaggattttaagaaaaaagaaagaaaacaaaggcacaaccgatgaaaggccacatgtgcaggaggtccaaccttataaaacaccttaaagatcacaatcttcttgtgttttagagaagcaaggcacctcaaactaaggacagggcactcaagaaagtgcacattacgaaggactcaaaagattacgaccccagtgccttttgatgaagtatatcgttggtacaactttaaaagccgttttctcaaaacgacttttcttgcttcctgcttcgcttgttccgctgatttctcactgaccgctgggtctatttcagttccgtttttgttctatattccttgaagcacagttcagggcgtgacattcttgctttttcagtatggcgttttgataattagctatttgacgagttgcacaaagcctcgatgcctgttacgcagtcacctcatgaaaaatgaaaactaaaaaaaattttgttgcaaataaaaaaatctaagaatgtcacgcccgcaatcagacatcttagaatgcatagcactttgaatgAGTTTCCTAtcacattttttaagcgagtcagactcggaacaagagcagaaggtgaaatatattgtaaatcaaaaagttgtaaagatatattcatgaaattctacagtagcattaaagcaacatttcaaataagtgtgccaattttcatcaaaatccatgaagaaataagaaagttggtaacgaaagccacgtccccccttaaggcgaagccttagacgcctcatcaaacgcgaaaatagactggcgtcccgcgtcggctgcgtcaacacaagtgatgcaaaaaatcatcatcacgtgataacgtcaccacatgacgtcatcacgacgtcagaTATCGTCCAAAtttgttacgtcacatgacgtgacgcgatgacgtcatcgcatgaaatcgtcgcttggtcaacggggcccgatcacggaggcagtgcaaaacaggtgaggtgcctccgatcctggaggcagtggaaaaccacgttaggtgcagaaagctgtcggagggtggcggggcaaggAACGATACATCGAATGAgatgaaaaaaaagatggctttccccttccagtcgtcttgggtgagtgcatgagggaccctgtaagttttcAAGGAAAGTTACCTTCGGCGGGGCCTCCGGCGGCGTTCCCTGCGGCTCCGgtcggaggaagaagaggaggacggagAAGAAGACTTGATGCGGCGTCTCGGCAGGCTGCCCTTCCTCCTCCGCCGCCGCTCCTGCTGGTCTCCGCTGTCGCGACGCTCGCGGCTGTTTCCTCCCTTTTGCCGCGATCGCACGGGAGACGAAAAGCGCTCTCGGCCACTGGCTTGGTCGTCGCGCTTCTTCTCGCACACTAGGCTGAGCAGGTCCTGCTCCAGGCGCCGGCTCAGCGGCACCAGAGCGGCAGCTTCTGCGTGTACCGAGAAGTACTagcttaacaaggtgtgggttcgagccaGTTGGTACTCCGTGATCAACACTTCCTGAGCAATattttcttagacaacggacgaaacagacacggactgCGTCCGTCTGTGTCAatttcgtccgttgtctaagaaaatATTGCGCAAGAAGTGCTGATGATCGAGAAGTACAGAGACCACAGGCTTAAAACCCGTtgcagtggtctagtggctaaGCTGCGCGACGgccgacacgaaggtcgcggtatcgaatcccggccgcggcggccgcattttcgatggaggcgagaatgcttgaggcccgtgtactcagatttaggtgcacgttaaagaaaccacgtgatcgaaattttcggagccttccactacggcgtccatcgtaaacattcgtggttttggggcgtgaaacaccaacaattattattaccacCGGCTTTAAGCGACACTAAAGGTAAAAGCGCTTTCTATATTATTAGTAAATTCCTTCTGTGAAAAGttcaaaatcaccacgctcgccacgGAAACGCTTGGGACGCGAGAAAAAGCgcaagaaagaaaatgcgggtggcgacgccgccttgataTTACGGCACGAAACGCCGTGACGTCCCAGATTTTCACAGCGTCTGCTAGGGCCCACGTAGTTCCTAATAAGTAAAAATGAAtaacattgacctctgagggcgccatagacttaacgcaccaagtttcaggaaatttcgttgagccaatgtcgccaaagtaCGGCAAACACAGTttgaaattcatgacgtcacacgtgGAGCTTTCGGCGGgatatttaaaaatggaactgacgttgattttctcctctattaataaacttatgatggtgaaagtAACGACAGTAAAGCTCTCAGAGTACACttgatcagtctaaactgattcttTGCTTCACCCTAGTTTTCCCTTAAATGTCCAGCTTAAATATCagtcaatcgatcgatcgatcgatcaatcaatcaatcaatcatcaatcaatcaatcaatcaatcaatcaatcaatcaatcaatcaatcaatcaatcaagctaTAGCACTGCCAAAAAGTGGGCTAGTTAACATAAtattacctggggttttacgtccaaaaaccacgacaggattatgagggacgccgtagtggagggctgcggaaatttcgaccattagGTGtcctttagcgtgcactgacatcgcacattacacaGGCCTCTATCATTCCTCCTTCATCTAAATGCGaccccgggatcgaacccgcgaccctcgggtcagcagccgagcaccgtaaccgctacactaccgcgGCGGACAAGTGGGCTATAGTTGCTACGGTTCATAGCCACTAGGACGACACGGCACGCGAAATAATGGAAGCCCTCTTCATTAAGAACGCTGCGTCAGCTGTCCTTCAGTTGCATTATCACGAAGCGAAATCAGTTTCTTGGATGCGGTGTGgtcgggcccgtagccaggaatttttttcgggggggggggggggggggcacttgctgaaaaccttgactgtttgagaaaaacacctatttcattatttattttcggtaaaacaccatgtatcataaaaatttcgccccccccccccgcccccctggctacgggcctggtgtggtGATTGCGCCTCTGCAGGTATTTACTGATGCTGTGTAGTCATTCTTACGTACTACCTTTGCGCATAGTTGCGAGATGTTAAATATTGTTTACTCGACCATTTTGTTCATTTCTCTTAGTGTCTTTagagcggaagctgttatgagaacacaacagcagccgatttctATGGcctagttgtctgccgccgcctcCTGTGTCCGTACCAGCTATCGCgcacagtgagtgagtgagagagagagaggtttctATTTGTACCCAAGCACCCTGTGTGGCaaccgagtattctaccacagagccacgccggtgcttgaagctccttTGCAAGAGgatcctatacaggcgtcatgccagacaatgaatcacgttaacagatgtaatacagCATGTAGCATCTTCATAGGCTTACCGTTTCTCGTGGCCCGAAGCGATTCCCGCTGGTTTTTGAAGCT includes these proteins:
- the LOC119385839 gene encoding uncharacterized protein LOC119385839, with amino-acid sequence MANRPTDRSFKNQRESLRATRNEAAALVPLSRRLEQDLLSLVCEKKRDDQASGRERFSSPVRSRQKGGNSRERRDSGDQQERRRRRKGSLPRRRIKSSSPSSSSSSDRSRRERRRRPRRR